The nucleotide window tgtgtgtgtgtgtgtgtgtgtgtgtgtgtgtgcacgctgtgTACATGTACTTGCAAGTATACACACCAGTGAAAGTTCttaggccagaggaggacatcaaggACCAGCTCCACCACTCTTTCCCTTACTcccttgagacaggctttctcactgaacctggagccaggcTGCAGCGGGCAAgcttcagcaatcctcctgtctccgcctctgaggttaaaggcatgtgcagccACCCTTGACTTTCTATGTgaatgctggggatttgaacccgggtcctcatgCTAATGCAACAAGCACtcctgccaactgagccatctcagacttgtagcccaagctgggcTTAAACTCCTCGGCACCCAAAGATGAACACCAGTTTTggatcatcctgtctctgccttctgagtgctagggttcCTAATGTGCCCCCACACCCAGTTCATACAGAACAGGTGGTCAAAGCTAGGGCTTCACATACACCAGGCAAGCATTGTACCAACGAGGCTACATTTCCAGCCCCACCAAAGATGCAGATTTATACCAAGAGCAAGAATCGGTGCTAAGGGTCTGAGTTCTTTATCCCCTCAACATCTCTATCCTGACCTCTCTGCCGACACCTCCACCCATCACCCTATCCCTTCACCCTCCCCACACTCTGCCAAGCAGCAACGGTGGTCCCATGAAAACACTGGATGCACAGGCTGCCTGCGTGCCTTTCCCGGGTTGACTGAGTGCCTCCAGCTCCCCACAGCAGCTGCCTCCTCTGGACTCAGGAGAGGGGGCAAGAAAGAGGGACCCAATATGGATGGGTTCCCCTGAAGGGCACAGCTGCCTATAAAAGGCCATTTCGTCTCATTTCCTTTTCAGCTGGCTTATAGCCCTGAAAGCTCAGTCTGattgtttccatttttatagATGATGAAGCTGGGCGCAGAGAGGTGATAAAACCAGCCAATGTCATTCAAGCCCTAAGCAAAGGTGCCATCATTCAAGGCCTGGTTTTGCTGTAATTTCTGCCGCATTGTGCCAGGGGTGTGAGGCCCAAGCACCAACCCTGTCCAGAATGTCTGAACTCCTCCGAGTCCAGCCTTCGCCAGCATAGCACTTCAGCATGGCGCCTCCTCCAGGAAGGCAACCTAGATTCCTTCACCACAGCTACAGACCTACAGGAACTTTCATGGTGCCCCAACTTATCTGGGCCAGGATTCAAAATGTACCCCAAAAGCAACTCTCTCAGAACCAGTCCCTTCTTCCCCTGCTTTGATCTTGCTGACGACCCCGCTTCCTGGCCAGGGACGAAAGCCATGTTGCCCTGTTGTTAGAAGGCAGCTCTTCTTATGACTCACGGTTTGAGGCCTCATGACCCAGGCCAGAAGCCAGGGGCTGCCAAAAGAGCCCTCATTAAAATCAAAAGGAAATGCCAAGAAAAAGGACCTCTCTGAGTAGACGGTGACTCACGGCTGCAGAGTGTCCCAGGCAGCTGGACTCACCTCTGGTCCCCATCGCCTCTGCAATGGGGAcagagctcccagcacccaggggcccagggtgggggtggagatagTAAGTAGCAGGAAGTGCACgggcagggctgggggtggggctgaggccCTGTGTGCAGTCTTATTTACAGGGCTCCCTTTCTGCGTTCAAAACCTGTCATCCCAAACCACACAGCCCAGGGAACCCCCCTCGTCCTGACTCTGTGGAGAAGCTCCCCAGAGACTGGAGCCTCTGGCCCAGGGTGTCTAGATTCCTTGTCATGAGGCCCAACCAAGACCAGGGAAAGAAGACAGACTCCAGGCCCTAAATGAGCAACTGAGGCTTGAAGTTGGGAGGAGAGGGCTTTAGTCATGTGCCCCAGCCACGTCCccagactgaaagaaaaaatcgAGTATAGGAAGTTACTTTATAACTGtggtaattggtaatataaagTCAGACTTAGATTGGGCTGTATTACACTCAGTCCTCTGACTTTATACTAAGTCGTGGTCTGAGAAGCACTGTGCTGGCCCTGGGTAAGTCCTTCAGAACCGCCTGGGTCCATATTGCGGCTCCTCATTTACTGAGGTGTATGGATCTGTTCCCTCCTCTATAACAGGGGAACCGTGGAAGCCTAAGCCCTTTGCTTTGGCCTTGTTTATGGGTGACTCACCTGGGGCCCCGCACATGCTCAGTGAGGGCCAGTTCCCATGAAGGAGGTGAGGCAGATAGATACCTCTGGCTCTGTAACACAGACAGGATTACTGATGTCCCAAGCGAGGGAAAAGACCTGCCCAAGGCCTTGTGGTCAGGGGCCCTAGAGTGTTGACTAGAAGCAATGGTCAAGTTATCTCAgtcagggaaggatggggaggggcTCTTCTGCCTTGGAAATGGGACAGACTTGGGGTTTGGCCCTGTGAGGGCTTCAGGGTCCCCTGCCACACTGGGCCTCATTCACTGAGTTGGTTTAAAGGGAATGGATGCGATATTAAGCTCGGGAAAACAGGGCACAACCACTGGGAGCAAGGATTGTAAATTTGAAACGTGGGGGTCCGGGAGATGGGCAGGAGGAAAGATGGCCCCAAGACTGCCCCACCCCTGTTCCCACACCCCCTTGGAGGCAGAGTCTAGCtggctcctcccctgggaacttaGCCAAAGTGTCAAAGCTGGAAGAATTATTGCATCACTGCGCACTCAAGGGTTAATGATGGGGGAGTGGGCAGGACCTGTGTATTTAACTAATTGGGAGGTGGCCTGAGATCAGAGGTGCTGCTCACTTCCTCCCACCGCAGCAGGCTCCTGTGCCCCCTGCTTACCTCCCCCAGGATGAAACCGCCCCTTGCCCtggccttcctttgcctcctgggtAAGTGACCTTCATGACCTCCCCACTGCATCCTGCCCCAGCTGGCAATAGGAAGCTCTCTGGATGCCTGAGCATAGCCCTGCACAGGGCATCATGGGTACCAAGTACTAGAGGCCCCCTGGTGACCCTGGGATGTGTGCTGCCTGAGCCATCAGTGTCTGGGAGAGAAGGCAGGTAGGGGTGGGCTGAGGAGAACCCaatggggaagggagtgggggccTTGGCATCCCCGCTTCCAATGGGCACCTCCCcacagctgaagcagaagggtCTGGAGGAATCTGGGGAGGTCCGCAGAATCAGCTGGGAAACAGGCACAGAGGTGTGTGAGATCTTTGTGGGGAACCGAGTGCTGCTGGGGAGACAGGGCTGAGGTCTGGGGAAAGGAAGATTTTTGGGGAACGATTAAAAGAGTCCGTGGAGAGATCCATGAGCTGTGGGAAGGAGTGAGGAGACTGCAAAGACagacaagcgtgaggacctgagttcaaataccCAAGACCCACCTAAAAGCTAGGTGttgtagcacacatctgtaaccccaatgcTGGGgcacagagataggcagatcttcCTGGCTTGCTgtctagccagtctagccaaataggcaaggttccttttttttttttttgagagattcCGTCTCAAAAAAGTAAGATGGGAGATAATAAAGATATCTGATGCCAGCCAgtctgtggtggtgcatgccttgaatcccagcaccagggcagccaaggcaggCGGATGATGCTCACTGGTCCTGAAGTACCCTGTGgtccctgcctcctcttctgtagcATCCCTGGCTAGCGGGAACCTGGTCCAGTTTGGAGTGATGATCGAGAGGATGACGGGGAAGTCTGCGCTGCAGTACAATGACTACGGCTGCTACTGTGGTGTAGGTGGCTCCAACTGGCCAGTGGACCAGACTGATTGGTGAGCGGGAGGAccttggaggaggagggagaggaggtggggaagcaGCCTAGGAGGAAGGAGGTCCTGGGGGCACGTTCATCCCCTCTGAGTCCTGGGGATGTCCCAGCGGCTTCTGCTTCCAGCCCAGTCCCTCCAGGTTAACTCTGACCCCACAGGTGCTGCCACGCCCATGACTGTTGCTATGGACGCGTGGAGAAGCTGGGCTGTGAGCCCAAGCTGGAAAAGTACTTCTTTGCTATTGGTCGAGACACCATCTTCTGTGGTAGGTGGCCAAGCCTGGAATGAGCCAGGCACTGGGTAGGCAGGAGTCCCTCTAGCTGGTGACCTTGGTGCTTGTCACAGGGCCAGACCCAGTAGGCTTCCCACCATCACGTAAGGGTGACAACGCTTGTCCAACTGTTCCGATTCTTACTAGGCATCTGGGCCCCACAGCCCTGTGACCCACTAATGCAGCCCttgccctgcctcagcctctggggaCTGAGCAGAAGGGACTGAATTGAGCCGTATTACCTGGAGCTGGATTCACACAACCCTGTCCTAGGAGGGGCCAGGAGGGGCTCTGACTGAACAGCAGGCCTATTCTCACGAGTTGTTTGCGCCCAGCGGGGCTGCTGAGCTGGGCCCACCTCCTCTGCTTTGCCAAGTTCAGTGCCCATTTGGCACTATTAGCTTTCCTCTGGGCCTCAGCTGGGGAAATAGCCAAAAGCAAGGCTGTCCAGAGGGCACTCAAATCAGAGAATCCAACTTTCCTCCCAGCCTGGTGGGTGTGGGATGCAGGGAAGGACCCACGCAGTTCGAGGCACTGGCTCAGCACAGAACCCAGGGGTCCATGCCGAAGTATTAGCcaagaccagcatcactgaggcaGAGTTGGCTCGGGGTGTCTCATACCTATAGGGGATCCCTCAGCAGGGCATCAGGTCCTTGGCACTGAGGGTTCAGACAGGGGTGGGATAGGCCCCAGTTGGGATAGCACTGAGGATGTTAGGGGAGGCGTCAGGTGGATGGGACATAGCCCACCATGGTACTTTGACCAAGGGAATGAGCCCTGCAAAGCCTGTGTGACTTCTTGCCTATTACGCCGAGATAGCCACGCCCATCTCCCTAGCCGTCCACTGTCAGGACTTCAAGTGCATCCTTGGTCCTGCTGAACTAGCAGGTGCGGGCAGAATCATGAAGGGAAATACTCATCTCTGAGGGGGAAGTGAGGCACCAGACCCTTCCAGACAGGGAGGTGGATTCCTAGGGACTgaagggcagaaagagaaaatcacAAAGGACTGAAGCAAGGCTTCTAGGCAACTGGCGCCTGCCATGATGATGCCTGCTGGCCATGATGCCCAGGCTAGGTGCAGGTTCTGTCTATTCTGATAGAGACAGACTGAAGCCTTGAGAAGGAGGCCCCTGCATTTGTCTAATAACCTCCATCCTGGATACTGGCCATCCCTAACGACGCCATCACATAGGGGAGGGTTGTTAAGGCCCTGGTAGGAGGAAGGTGAGAGGTTGTGAAACCAGCATCCTGTCAAGGCAGAAGAGGGCTAAGATCATGTGAGCGGGcttggagaggaagggaaaacccAGGGTGGTAAGCCAGCCCCCACCCATCCCCTTGAGCATGGGCTTCCACAGGAAGTGGGAAGGCATCTGAGGATGGGGCTGGGAACCTGGACCACAGAGCATTGAGGAGTCACTCTCATGCCGTGGCGAAGAGATGGAGCCCCCAGCCTCCACCCCAGACTCTGGCTTGTTTCTGTTCCCCTCCAGCTGGTAGAACGACTTGCCAGCGGCAGACCTGCGAATGTGACAAACGGGCTGCGCTCTGCTTCCGCCACAACCTGGGCACGTATAACCGCAAGTATGCCCACTACCCCAACAAGCTATGCACCGGGCCCACCCCACCCTGCTGAGGTCCCAGGCCTGCAGAAGCTTGGAGCCCAAATCCCTCTCCTGCAAAcccatccctcccctcagagcccAAAGGCCCTGGCCTCTGGAGCCACACCTGTTCCCCAGGATCAGCTAAAGGAGCCACAGGACCATCCAGCCCTTCAGCACTCACAAGACCTGCTAAGTCTCCCCTGACACCTCGGTTCCCTCTTCTGAACAAGAGAATTCTATTTCCCTGCAAGTCTAATATTCTTCCATTGTCTTCCTGGAATTTGGACGCTAGtttccttttcattcattcatccatccgcCCACCCacccgtccatccatccacccatccacccatctatccatccacccatctatccatccacccatctactcacccatccatccacccacccacccatccatccacccacccatccatccacccacccacccacccacccacccatccatccatccacccacccacccatctatccatccttccatccattcatccatccacccatctatccatccatccatccatccatccatccaccctcccacccatccatccatccacccatccatccatccacccatccatccatccatccacccactcacccacccatccacccacccacccacccatccatccatccatccatccacccatctatccatccacccacccatccatccacccacccacccacccacccatccacccatccatccacccacccacccatccatccacccacccacccacccacccacccatccatccatccatccatccatccacccacccacccatccatccatccacccacccacccacccacccatccacccatccatccacccacccacccatccatccacccacccacccatccatccatccacccatctatccatccatccatccacccacccacccatccatccatccatccacccatccatccacccacccacccatccatccacccacccacccatccacccacccatccatccatccatccacccatccatccatccatccacccacccatccatccatccacccacctatccatccatccatccacccacccacccatccatccacccacccacccatccatccacccacccacccatccatccacccacccatccatccatccacccacctatccatccatccacccacccacccacccatccatccatccacccacccatccatccacccacccacccatccatccacccacccatccatccacccacccacccacccacccacccatccacccacccacccatccatccatccatccatccatccatccatccatccatccatccagtcatATGTTGAGCACCTATCTTTGGCCAGAACAATACCATATGGAGGGAACAAATGTGATGCAGTGGCTCCTGCCTGCAGAACCAGCAGTAAATCCTTTGTTTTCTACAACAGTAAGTTCCCATGCTTCCTTGCTTCTCAGTCCacagcctgaaactcactatgtgaaTCGGTCTGACCCTGtaatcacagagacccacctgcctctgcctcctgagggctgagggTTGGGgtgaaaggtgtgtgtcacctcacCTGGGctatgcatctttttttttttcaacaatctTATCCAAGACATGTCATGTTCCTCTGCAAGGAACATCTCTGGCCAAATGACTTACTATGAGaagcataaaaaaaaacagcctaagAATACTGTCCCCATTGTCCCCAGTCCTCAAATGCTCCCACCAGCACGGACTGATTTAGATGTGAAAGTAGCCCTAGATCCATCTTGTCCAAccctcactttaaaaaaaaattttttttcgaAGCAAAAGTTCATGTAACCAACAATAACCGTaaacctctgatcctcctgcctccaccttctaacTGCTAGAATTCCATACGTGAACTACCATAGCTGGTTTTACACAGTACTGGGAATAAAACCCCGGGCTTCATGCGTAGTAAGCAAACgctctatcaactgagccacatctcaaGTCCGATCCCTTTTTTGATAGATGGGTATCTGAGGGTCAAAGAAGGCACACCCTGCCCAAGGGTTACCCTCACTCCAGGTCCTTCCCTGCTTTAAGGAGTTGGCACCAGCTACTTCATTGACACATTCTGGTGTAGCTGTGTTAATCGAACCTAACAGATGACAGGGCCAGAAGGGCAGGCAGGTCAGCTGTGAGCACACACAGCTGGCTCAGGCGCCTGTGAAGAGAACGGAGATCACGCTGCTGGGCCCACGAAAGGATTCCCAGACGGagaggcctgcagctcctgcaGACGCAAGGTGCTCAGGCAGATTTCACTGGCAACCCCAGCTGTAATACCTCCACCATCTGCAATCAGCGGGCAGCCAGCGAAGGTTCGGGAAGAGCCTGCCCCATGGCACAGAGCAGTGTAACCATTGCACGGGGCGAGTCTCTCAGAGGACACTCGATACATATCCACTCCCTTTGTCCTTTTCATGGTACAACAAGATCTCTATGAGCATGAAATCAAACGGATGCGTCATCAGGAACTCTGAAAGGTGAAGCATCTCGTCGCTTGGAAAGAAAGAGGTGGGAGGTTGGGTGCGTCCGCTGTAGCTGATTCAAACCCACTGGGCAACAAGCTTAAATCAAAACCGGCTTGTGAGGGACGCCAGCCGGACCCCTTTTTGGCAGAAAATGTGGTCCCACGGCGCCCTCTGGTGTCCATCTTTTTAGATGGTTAGGAAGAATGTCGGCTCTGGCTTACATGCCCGGGGTTTCCTAACCTTGATCAGGTGGGCAAAGTGCACTCTGGGCTAGTGACACTTTCGACAGGAAATATGCCGAGAGACCACCGAAGGCGGCTTCATCACCGTCATAGGATGGCGATGGACCTGATGAAACGGGAAAGTCCAGCCATGGAGGTTGCAGTGCGCCATTCGGgtgagaaggccagaagaagcctgagctaatgggccaatcagtttataactaatataggcttctgtgtgattcttcGGGACCTCACGACTGTGGGAacggggcaggacagaaaccccaacaagcaggccctcatgttacaatttccctctgtatgctgtgattaccattaatgaataaagaaaactggcttggccagatagggtagaacagaactaggtagggaaaactaaactgaatgcttggagaaggaaggcagagtcaggggggaagccatggagccgccattGGAGACAGACacgctggaaccttgccagtaggccacaagcctcgcggtaaaatataaaataatggaaatgggttaattctaggtgtaagagctagctagcaatacgcttaagcaattggccaagcagtgatttaattaatacaattctgtgtggttatttttggaGTCTAGGCCGCTGGGAACACACTAGCAGCCTTATTCTACACTGTGCCCTTGTATGCTGAAAGTAtggtgatctgctttttgattttgattttgattttacaggggattacagttaagagattgccttgagtctcagaagggATTTTGAACTTTTagacattgttgagactgtgatagactatgacTTTTGAAATTGGACTGAATGCACTCTGAATCATGATATTGTTAAAAAAGCGTTTAGGTGCCAGTGAGTggaatggctcccaaagggagagGCACTAGTAAAGGGTGTGGCCTGGCTGGAGTAGCagtcttgctggagaaagtgttgGGCTCTGAGGTCTTCTTTACTCAAGCTACACTTGCAGTCCTGTTGActgcaagatatagaactctcagctccctctccagcagcatgtctgcctgcaggccaccatgtcccatgatgataacggactaaacctctgaactgtaagcgagccaccacaattaaatggtttcctttgtaagagttgctgtggtcatggtgtctcttcacagcaatagaaaccctaatgaagacacTTAGCTACATCCCAGatcagcctccctccctccacatctGGGCTTCTTTGGAATCCCACCTTAAGGTCAGGCCTCGTTTTATGGTTATCAGtccctcaggttttttttttttcaactgagaCTGCCAATGTGATGAAAGTCTGTTTGCCTGAGGAAGTTTCCGTGCCTCGTCTCTTTGTTCAGATTCCCATAACAGTGTCTGCACAGATGTGTACCTGGGTAGGAGCAGGGTGGAGGGCGGCTAGATGGATGGGTCTACCACCGATGGGTGAAAAGCTCCAGGACAGATgaagggatggatggatacatgggAAAATGAAACAAGGAGCTACATGGCGGCTTTGGGTGTGTGGGTAGGTGGGGGTGTATGTGAATATTTCATAGCTTTTCTCTCCAATTTTGATGCGAGCATCTggattggttttgcttttattcctACTGTGCCCTTAACACAAACTGCCctgtgttttggggtttttttttgtttgtttgattgattgattttttgagacagggtttctccgtagcttttggttcctgtcctggaactagctcttgtagaccagactggcctcgaactcacagagatccgcctgcctctgcctcccgagtgctgggattaaaggcgtgcgccaccaccgcctggcccacaAACTGCCCTGTTAAATAACTTGCTGAATAAGCTATTATAAGTCACAAATGGAATTCCTGAGTTAATTAATAAGTCTAATTATAACATCATGACATTCATCTGCTGCTTTGTAGCCCTTTGCAGTTGGGGCCAGAAGGCTCAATACTTCATTAAAGCATATTCTTTCTGCCCAGGATGCTGTAGAGAGAAGCTAGCTATGGTCAAGTGGCAGGCAGACACCCCCATCCTCCACCGTCTTCATCCTACCTGCTGATACCCTCTTTGATTTCTACCATGTCACTTCTTGGTTCCCCACAAATCCTCAGCACTTCTCTATGGTCCACGAGCCCCTGGCATTGAAGCTTGGTACTGTTAAATCACAGGCTTGTCCTTTGAAGACAGCTGTCACTCTAGGAGGCCAGATCTCACAGCCTGAAGAAATCAATCAGGCCTCACACCACCACGGGTCTCCCTGTGACAGTTAAGAAGCCAATCTATGCTGTAGTTTTGACGGCATAGTTTATGGTCCTACCTGAACCTTGTGCCTCCATTCTAAGATCATGCAGGCTAATCCCGTGAATCATGCAGGCTATCCCAGACTAACGCGTGCCACAGAAAGCTTCCTGCCAGCCCCTGAAAACTTGGGAAAGTCACACATGCCCTTTGTGTGTAGATTTCTCTGACAGCACCCACACTGACAGGATCTCCAGCCACCAAGGTGGcgctctccctcttctccctttaagCCTGTTACAAAGCTCTCTCTGGGTTGACGGGAAAGCCTTCCTACGGCTTTAAGGTGTTGTATGCTAAGTTGACTTGAATGCCTGTTCCTCTTTAATACCGTACCACCTCAAGGCCCGCCATGGTCTGGTGGCCTTCTGTTGCAACAAACCTCATTTCTGCAGAACGTTTGTGGGTCTGGCCCCTCTCAGAATCACCCAGCCAAGGCTGGGACGCCTCTCCACATTCACAGGGTTCCCAGGACATGCCCATGGACTGCTTGTTGTCTGTCCTTTGTGCTGTAGCTTCCTCAACACGGAAGCTCATATTTCAGATGTATCCCAAGCCTCACCTTTCAGAACTGGAGTGGATGCCAACCTCTGTCAAACCACCCCGCTTGTGTCTGGATCTTCCCTAGTGCCACTCACCCCAGTGATCTGGGTCCTTTCGTGGTAGGTAACCTTGGGTCTatagcctgtctctgcttccgtCTTTGATCGTGGGCCAGTCTGTTCCTTTCTGTGCTATTGCTCCTAACAAAAGCAGTGCACCAAGTGTCCACTAAACAGGTCGCTGAATAAATGAGTAGATGTGACGATAGAAGCCTTGCACCAACGGAAGCCCCTAATTACGATGGAGTAGATCCACCAGTCTCCTGAGCAGTTCTCAGGTTTAAATGAGTGCCTGGGAGCCGGGCGGTTGTGGCCCATGCCTTCAATCCCGGCACTTGGAGGcgtaggcaggtggatctccagtACCCTAGTTAAAGAGATGAAGAATTCGAAAAGCTCTAAAAGCAATGTAGCTGTgttggcagagtgcttacctagcatataGGAAGTCCTGGGTTCGAGCCCTGGATTGCAGAAATTGGATATGGTAGAGCAAgactgcatttcttttcttttttggtttgttttatttgtttttttcaaaacgGGCtttccctggctatcctgaaactcattctgtaagaccaggctggcctcgaactcatagagatctgctcgcctctgcctcccaagtgctgggattaaaggtgcatgccaccacctcccattgcAAGATCACATTTCTATCACtcagaagatggaggcagaagggtcaagagttcaaggtcatcctcagctacacagtgagtttaaagCTAGTCAGGGTTACAagggaacctgtctcaaaaaaacaaaaataaacaaaaaacaaacaacagaatgcCAAGGTGCGGAGAGGAGATTAAACAACAggctgggaagaggaacaaataaaGTGGAGGTTCAATGAGCCCACGCTGATCTTGGGGGTGCTGAGATTTAAACAGGAATCACCGGGGCAGGAGGCAAGAGGTATGTGTAAGCAGTCCTAGGTTAAGGTGTGGGCCTGCCCATCACAGCCTCAGTCCTGGTCCTGAATGCTAATCCGCTAATTCCTGCAGTCACCAAAGGTCCAGTCTAGTCTCTTCAGGATGATGGACTCCAGGATGCAGCCTCTACAGGGACATCATCCTGTGAGTGCTGTGTCCTGCATGATTCGCTCTTCCTGGAACCCAAGGTGACTGCAGGTTTAGACAATGGGTTTTTGTGCTTTCAGTATTGAAGAGAGATGAAACAGGTTTGGGTAGACAAACATGCCATAGAAACTGACAGGCCCATGCAGTCAAGCCAGAGTCTGGGCCAGAATAAAGAGACACCTAGTGAAAGCAGGGATGCTGGGCTTGGA belongs to Microtus pennsylvanicus isolate mMicPen1 chromosome 13, mMicPen1.hap1, whole genome shotgun sequence and includes:
- the Pla2g2e gene encoding group IIE secretory phospholipase A2 — encoded protein: MKPPLALAFLCLLASLASGNLVQFGVMIERMTGKSALQYNDYGCYCGVGGSNWPVDQTDWCCHAHDCCYGRVEKLGCEPKLEKYFFAIGRDTIFCAGRTTCQRQTCECDKRAALCFRHNLGTYNRKYAHYPNKLCTGPTPPC